A genomic window from Lycium barbarum isolate Lr01 chromosome 4, ASM1917538v2, whole genome shotgun sequence includes:
- the LOC132637237 gene encoding uncharacterized protein LOC132637237, with protein MGFQNAVANRNGKIWCFGENILDCSVTSNSNQQITMKIKQLTTNRTFWFTVVYAKTTARKRRKLWHKLRQNSSLIDGPSAVLGDVNVILSPSEKKGGTPHRMSQSMDFITCLDDCGLVDAGYSGSPFTWTNGRQKGNMICKRLDRVLYNEEWNENIGNSMVKHKARTGSDHNLILFDCKEVTNNSVSYFRFLNFWTMQPDFQQIVHNSCMEEVQGNAMWILQEKLKRLSKVLSRWSKEVIENVFEKAKQYEQLIPDLEDKMDNDDSEENRKELNRINAEYIKWAGIQDNMLQQKANIQWNEEGDVCTKYFFSSIKHKRRKTTLNRIKNSDGAWVEGNEAIGDAAVQ; from the coding sequence ATGGGTTTTCAGAATGCAGTGGCCAATAGGAATGGAAAAATATGGTGTTTTGGGGAAAATATACTAGACTGTTCTGTTACTTCCAACAGCAATCAACAAATCACGATGAAGATCAAGCAGCTGACCACTAATAGAACCTTTTGGTTCACAGTTGTTTATGCTAAGACTACAGCCAGGAAAAGGAGGAAACTATGGCACAAGCTTAGACAGAATTCTTCTCTAATAGATGGGCCTTCGGCTGTCCTAGGAGACGTCAATGTGATTTTGTCTCCCAGTGAAAAGAAAGGGGGTACACCTCATAGAATGAGCCAAAGTATGGATTTCATCACCTGCTTGGATGATTGTGGTCTAGTAGATGCAGGGTACAGCGGAAGTCCCTTCACTTGGACCAATGGTAGGCAAAAAGGCAACATGATATGTAAAAGACTAGACAGAGTTCTATACAACGAGGAGTGGAATGAAAACATAGGCAACAGCATGGTTAAGCACAAAGCTAGGACAGGTTCAGACCATAATCTAATTTTATTTGACTGCAAAGAAGTTACTAACAATTCTGTGAGCTATTTTAGGTTCTTGAATTTCTGGACAATGCAGCCAGATTTTCAACAAATTGTCCATAACTCTTGTATGGAGGAGGTGCAAGGCAATGCTATGTGGATCCTACAAGAGAAGCTGAAAAGACTATCCAAAGTATTAAGTAGATGGTCTAAAGAAGTCATTGAAAATGTCTTTGAAAAGGCCAAGCAGTATGAACAACTTATTCCTGACCTTGAAGACAAAATGGACAATGATGATTCTGAGGAAAACAGAAAAGAACTGAATAGAATCAATGCTGAGTACATTAAATGGGCAGGAATACAAGACAACATGTTACAGCAGAAAGCTAATATCCAATGGAATGAAGAGGGAGATGTTTGTACAAAGTATTTCTTCAGTTCCATTAAACACAAGAGAAGAAAGACTACTCTTAATAGAATAAAAAACTCTGATGGAGCCTGGGTGGAAGGAAATGAGGCCATTGGAGATGCGGCAGTCCAATAG
- the LOC132637239 gene encoding uncharacterized protein LOC132637239, protein MDLQVTLYLQVAGLLLDLVLFLGLLRSSGDFYRDGTAEKPNSGGSQSEFTPKNQLTHESQEKASFADVVATTTVSPATIFRQAQEAVKAKKTSHNGKAAVIFKTREYHGVMAADSRRTIVGSFLSNRPQIDKIRSKFSELFSLEGMVKIGVFDNFNVFLDFTNEEDFNNTWFRRSVDINGMQTWLQKWTPNFKLEEDLPIAPVWVLLPKLPIHLHNWLYLKQIASVIGTPLESDVATKNKTRPSMAKGRVELDLLKPLLESIWIGDEDEDSPLKGFEQNIEYEFVPKYCKHCKKLGHSAAECRVLERIELRQR, encoded by the coding sequence GGTTACTACGCTCATCCGGTGACTTCTACCGTGATGGAACCGCCGAGAAGCCTAATTCCGGCGGATCCCAGTCGGAATTCACCCCCAAAAATCAATTAACACATGAATCTCAAGAGAAAGCATCCTTTGCAGATGTTGTGGCAACGACTACAGTCTCTCCGGCTACTATTTTCAGACAAGCACAGGAAGCTGTTAAAGCTAAAAAGACTTCTCACAACGGTAAGGCGGCTGTAATCTTTAAGACCAGAGAATACCATGGTGTTATGGCGGCGGATAGCAGAAGAACCATTGTTGGAAGTTTCTTGAGCAATCGCCCCCAAATTGACAAAATTAGATCCAAATTCTCTGAGTTGTTCTCCCTTGAAGGTATGGTTAAAATTGGAGTCTTTGATAATTTTAATGTCTTCTTGGATTTCACCAATGAAGAAGATTTTAATAATACTTGGTTTAGAAGATCTGTGGACATCAATGGGATGCAAACGTGGTTACAAAAATGGACCCCTAATTTCAAACTAGAGGAAGATTTACCCATAGCCCCAGTTTGGGTACTTCTCCCTAAATTACCTATTCACCTACATAATTGGCTCTATCTTAAACAAATTGCTAGTGTTATTGGTACCCCTCTGGAGTCTGATGTCGCTACCAAAAATAAGACTAGGCCAAGTATGGCTAAAGGGAGAGTAGAACTAGACCTGTTGAAACCATTGCTTGAAAGTATTTGGATTGGGGATGAAGATGAAGACTCCCCTTTGAAAGGTTTCGAGCAAAATATCGAATATGAGTTTGTGCCGAAGTACTGTAAACATTGCAAAAAATTGGGACACTCTGCTGCTGAATGTAGAGTACTGGAAAGGATCGAGCTAAGGCAAAGATGA